A portion of the Nitrosopumilus sp. b3 genome contains these proteins:
- a CDS encoding AMP phosphorylase, translating to MELKTKILGIESGGKPFVFLNVSDADELGVSASGRLRIKSDRELTVIVNISSVSVQKGYLGISDEVQKFLKLEQDSIVDVQMSPFPKSLQFIRNKLNGKKLTDREIHEIVNGVVNGNLNESEISAFVTSLHIQGLSLDEATSLSSSMVLTGKQLFLNVPQIVDKHSIGGVPGDKTTLLVVPIIAASGLIIPKTSSRAITSAAGTADRAETLMPVNLEISEMKKVIQKTNGCIVWGGALDLAPADDIFVKTEYSLCIDPLLLPSIMSKKKAVGATHLIVDIPTGRGAKMKTIGEADLLAKDIIELGKRLGMHCHCVLTYGEQPIGNTIGPSLEAREALNVLMNKSQIPDLFDKVCHVAGSVFEITGKKNGFELAQDILLSGKAEKKLREIISYQGGQSEIKPDDFVIGTNTFEYTSVNDGQVLWMDNNIMVEIARAAGAPKNKGSGIMFNKKNGDKVTKNDLLFTVYSEKSQKLSRVEQILDEKIPMGIGDKMEMLIHQVKEPPVVRRSFVLDR from the coding sequence ATGGAACTTAAAACTAAAATTTTAGGAATTGAATCAGGTGGGAAACCTTTTGTATTTCTTAATGTTTCTGATGCTGATGAGTTAGGTGTATCTGCTTCTGGAAGACTAAGAATAAAATCTGACCGGGAACTTACAGTGATAGTTAACATTTCGTCAGTTTCAGTTCAAAAAGGATATTTGGGAATTAGTGATGAAGTACAAAAATTTTTGAAATTAGAACAAGATTCTATTGTTGACGTTCAGATGTCACCCTTCCCAAAGTCTTTACAATTCATCCGTAACAAACTAAATGGAAAAAAACTCACTGATAGAGAAATTCATGAAATTGTAAATGGTGTTGTTAATGGAAATCTCAATGAAAGTGAAATATCTGCTTTTGTAACTTCATTGCATATTCAAGGCCTAAGTCTTGATGAAGCCACTAGCTTATCTTCCTCGATGGTACTAACAGGGAAGCAACTTTTTCTTAATGTCCCACAAATTGTAGACAAACACAGTATAGGCGGTGTTCCTGGTGACAAAACCACATTACTTGTTGTACCTATTATTGCAGCATCTGGATTGATCATACCAAAAACATCTTCTAGGGCAATTACATCGGCAGCTGGAACTGCTGATAGGGCAGAGACTCTGATGCCGGTTAATTTGGAAATTTCTGAAATGAAAAAAGTAATTCAAAAAACTAATGGTTGTATTGTATGGGGAGGAGCTTTAGATTTAGCACCTGCAGATGATATTTTTGTAAAAACTGAATATTCATTATGCATTGATCCATTGCTCTTACCTTCTATTATGAGTAAAAAGAAAGCCGTAGGGGCAACTCATTTGATAGTTGATATCCCCACGGGTCGAGGTGCCAAAATGAAAACAATTGGAGAAGCAGATCTACTTGCAAAAGACATAATTGAATTGGGCAAACGACTTGGAATGCACTGTCACTGTGTATTGACTTATGGCGAACAACCAATTGGAAATACTATAGGTCCATCTCTTGAGGCAAGAGAAGCTCTTAATGTTCTTATGAACAAATCTCAAATCCCTGATCTATTTGATAAAGTATGTCATGTAGCAGGTTCTGTTTTTGAAATAACTGGAAAAAAGAATGGGTTTGAATTGGCACAAGATATTCTTCTTTCTGGAAAAGCAGAAAAAAAATTAAGAGAAATAATTTCTTACCAAGGTGGACAATCTGAAATAAAGCCAGATGACTTTGTTATTGGCACAAATACATTTGAATATACTTCTGTGAATGATGGCCAAGTTTTATGGATGGATAACAACATAATGGTAGAAATAGCAAGAGCTGCAGGTGCTCCAAAAAACAAAGGTTCTGGAATAATGTTTAACAAGAAAAATGGAGACAAAGTTACCAAAAATGATCTTCTTTTCACAGTTTACTCTGAAAAATCTCAGAAACTCTCAAGAGTAGAACAAATTCTTGATGAAAAAATACCTATGGGAATAGGTGATAAAATGGAAATGCTAATCCATCAAGTAAAAGAGCCACCTGTTGTAAGAAGATCTTTTGTTTTGGACAGGTAA
- a CDS encoding heavy metal translocating P-type ATPase encodes MAKDPVCGMIVNEKTGLSSDFGGKKFYFCSPTCQKTFTEPEKELSRMKKRIYVATSGALALAIIRGALYLGVAAGAITVTWVPFPEIPFLSYGLLLFIIVTPVQFIGGWTFYVGGYHAILKRTANMDLLISIGTLTAYIYSTIVLFFPDLIPGEEKYVYFEVSAVIIAFVLLGKYMEEAIKKKSSSAVKKLLDLSPPMARVIRDGTEIEIPSNQIKLDEIMIVKPGEKIPTDGIIISGESSIDEKMITGESLPVGKKPGDQVIGATVNKQGLLHIKATKVGKETALSQIVHVVEQAQSSTAKVQRMADSIAAKFVPSVIGAAVVTFLIWYFVMGDFIAGMLAFVAVMIIACPCALGVATPAALMVGVGKGAESGILIRGAEYLERSQKINTIVFDKTGTITKGEPDVTDIVSLNELSERQILEYGGTVESGSEHPIAQAIVNKVKEMKIPLTTLEEFESLNGLGVRGKVHGEKIYDGNRQMMKQFGIDTSFAEQNMERLESEGKTAIMIAIDDKIEGIIAVADSLKETSQMAIIALKDLGIESIMITGDNEKTAKAIAKRVGIEKIIANVLPADKAKEIKKLQVQGKFVAMVGDGINDAPALAQADIGIAIGSGSDIAKETGGIILIRDDLMDVSRAIRLSRATMKKIKQNLFWAFAYNTGGIPVAALGLLSPIFAAAAMALSSISVIANSSMLKRYKITSGEEKIMKNYQSQQQKLEATN; translated from the coding sequence ATGGCAAAAGATCCAGTATGCGGAATGATTGTAAATGAAAAAACAGGACTGTCTTCTGATTTTGGTGGAAAAAAATTCTACTTTTGTAGTCCTACTTGCCAGAAAACCTTCACAGAGCCTGAAAAAGAACTTTCGAGAATGAAGAAGCGAATCTATGTGGCCACCTCTGGAGCTTTAGCTCTTGCAATAATCCGTGGTGCCCTTTATCTTGGCGTTGCCGCTGGTGCAATCACAGTCACATGGGTTCCTTTTCCCGAGATACCATTTCTTTCATACGGTTTACTTTTGTTCATAATTGTGACACCAGTACAATTCATTGGCGGATGGACGTTCTATGTTGGAGGATATCATGCAATTCTTAAAAGAACTGCAAACATGGATTTGTTAATTTCAATTGGAACACTTACTGCATATATCTACAGTACAATCGTCTTGTTTTTCCCTGATCTAATTCCTGGGGAAGAAAAATATGTCTACTTTGAAGTTTCTGCTGTAATTATTGCCTTTGTTCTTTTAGGAAAATACATGGAAGAGGCAATAAAAAAGAAAAGCTCATCTGCTGTAAAAAAATTACTTGATCTGAGTCCGCCCATGGCAAGAGTGATTCGTGATGGAACAGAAATTGAAATTCCCTCTAACCAAATTAAACTAGACGAAATAATGATTGTAAAGCCTGGAGAGAAAATTCCCACTGATGGGATTATAATTAGTGGTGAGTCATCAATTGATGAAAAAATGATAACGGGGGAAAGCCTACCTGTAGGAAAAAAACCAGGTGACCAAGTCATTGGCGCTACTGTAAATAAACAAGGATTACTTCACATCAAAGCAACCAAAGTAGGGAAGGAAACTGCATTATCTCAAATTGTTCATGTTGTAGAGCAAGCACAATCTTCTACTGCCAAAGTACAACGAATGGCTGACTCTATTGCAGCAAAATTTGTTCCATCCGTTATAGGTGCTGCTGTTGTAACGTTTCTGATATGGTATTTTGTTATGGGTGATTTTATTGCAGGAATGCTAGCATTTGTTGCCGTAATGATTATTGCATGTCCTTGTGCACTTGGGGTGGCCACACCTGCCGCATTGATGGTTGGAGTTGGAAAGGGTGCAGAATCAGGAATTCTAATCCGAGGTGCTGAATACTTGGAACGTTCACAAAAAATCAACACTATAGTATTTGATAAAACAGGTACCATAACAAAGGGAGAACCAGATGTTACAGATATTGTATCTCTGAACGAACTAAGCGAAAGACAAATTCTTGAATATGGTGGAACCGTAGAATCAGGTTCAGAACATCCTATTGCTCAAGCAATTGTAAACAAAGTAAAAGAAATGAAAATCCCTCTTACAACTCTTGAAGAATTTGAATCATTAAATGGTTTGGGAGTTAGAGGTAAGGTTCATGGGGAAAAAATCTATGACGGAAACCGTCAGATGATGAAACAGTTTGGAATTGATACTAGTTTTGCTGAACAAAATATGGAAAGACTGGAATCTGAAGGAAAGACTGCAATAATGATTGCAATTGATGATAAAATAGAGGGGATAATTGCAGTTGCAGATTCTTTAAAGGAAACTTCTCAGATGGCAATCATTGCACTCAAAGATCTTGGAATTGAATCAATTATGATTACAGGTGACAATGAAAAAACAGCCAAAGCAATAGCAAAAAGAGTTGGCATTGAAAAGATTATTGCAAATGTTTTACCTGCAGATAAAGCCAAAGAAATCAAAAAACTTCAAGTACAAGGAAAATTTGTTGCCATGGTTGGGGATGGAATCAACGATGCGCCTGCTTTGGCCCAAGCTGATATAGGGATAGCAATAGGGAGTGGATCTGACATTGCAAAAGAAACAGGTGGAATTATCCTGATTAGAGATGATCTAATGGATGTCTCTCGTGCAATTCGATTGAGTCGAGCAACTATGAAAAAAATCAAGCAAAACCTGTTCTGGGCATTTGCATACAATACTGGTGGAATACCTGTTGCTGCTCTAGGGTTACTGAGTCCAATTTTTGCTGCAGCCGCAATGGCACTAAGCTCAATTTCAGTCATTGCAAACTCTTCTATGCTTAAACGATACAAAATTACCAGTGGAGAAGAAAAAATAATGAAAAATTATCAATCTCAACAACAAAAACTTGAGGCTACAAATTAG
- a CDS encoding universal stress protein, with protein MLFQNILVPWDGSKYSNHAFKIALDVAKKYDSKINVVSCLSHADTGASYLNNGINKEIFKTAKNIIGDKMSELKDDAKKAGISTSIDVFITDSTVKQLVTYAKANKVDLVVMGSHGLTGWKKVLLGSVANGVSQQVHCPVLIVR; from the coding sequence ATGTTGTTCCAAAATATTTTAGTGCCATGGGATGGGTCAAAATATTCCAATCATGCATTTAAGATTGCATTAGATGTGGCAAAAAAATATGATTCTAAAATCAATGTGGTTTCATGTCTAAGTCATGCAGATACAGGAGCGAGTTATTTGAATAACGGCATAAATAAAGAAATTTTTAAAACTGCAAAAAATATCATAGGGGATAAAATGTCTGAACTAAAAGATGACGCAAAAAAAGCAGGAATTTCCACTTCTATTGATGTATTCATTACAGATTCAACAGTAAAACAACTAGTTACATATGCAAAAGCAAACAAAGTTGATCTTGTTGTAATGGGATCTCATGGATTAACAGGATGGAAAAAAGTTTTGCTTGGAAGCGTTGCAAATGGGGTTTCACAACAAGTTCATTGCCCAGTGTTAATTGTAAGATAG
- a CDS encoding DUF6114 domain-containing protein codes for MTLTKKTKYEVWSYQLSIIAGVLILLSGIVISQWHLALSSNLTWMLGPTKLLTPNLETIILALSICGTFVTVAGILMRKFKVTKMLGVIVIVFSAVSIIEMGGFFVGGVIGIIGGIIAFKAETPKVSQ; via the coding sequence ATGACCCTTACAAAGAAAACAAAATACGAAGTGTGGAGTTATCAACTTTCAATAATTGCTGGAGTTTTGATTTTACTTTCAGGAATTGTAATATCACAATGGCATTTGGCATTATCATCTAATTTGACTTGGATGTTAGGCCCCACAAAACTTCTCACACCAAATCTTGAAACCATTATTTTAGCCTTGAGTATATGTGGTACTTTTGTCACTGTAGCAGGAATACTAATGAGAAAATTCAAAGTGACAAAAATGTTAGGGGTTATTGTTATTGTTTTTTCTGCAGTTAGCATTATCGAGATGGGGGGATTTTTTGTTGGAGGAGTAATTGGAATAATTGGAGGAATTATCGCATTTAAGGCAGAAACACCAAAGGTTTCTCAATGA
- a CDS encoding ATP cone domain-containing protein, which yields MKKIHIIKADGRRVLFDPNKIIRTCVRAGTSRKDAKKIANDTMNLIHSGFSTKDVYRIVLKNISKINRGNIISHKYRLKESIMKMGPAGFPFESFISQILSNYGYEIEGVRKEIHGKCGKHEIDVIAKLKDKRFMVECKYHHRRGIHTSLKESLYTHARFLDLRENFDEEILSCNTKLSDDALEYATCIGQNLLCWKHPSGESLEKMIDKKGLYPITLLNLNKIELRAFSDIKFMIAKDLLTADLKQLSRKTHISLPRLKRLQDLVGEILI from the coding sequence ATGAAAAAAATTCACATTATTAAGGCAGATGGACGTAGAGTTCTTTTCGATCCTAACAAAATAATCAGAACATGTGTTAGGGCTGGTACAAGTAGAAAAGATGCCAAAAAAATTGCTAATGACACGATGAATTTGATTCATAGTGGATTTAGTACAAAAGATGTGTATAGAATTGTACTGAAAAATATTTCAAAAATTAACAGAGGCAACATTATCAGTCACAAATATAGATTAAAAGAGTCAATAATGAAAATGGGACCAGCAGGTTTTCCTTTTGAGTCATTTATCAGTCAAATTCTTTCAAATTATGGTTATGAAATTGAAGGAGTTCGTAAAGAAATCCATGGAAAATGTGGAAAGCATGAGATAGACGTGATTGCTAAACTAAAAGACAAAAGATTCATGGTAGAATGCAAATATCATCACAGAAGGGGAATACATACAAGCCTAAAGGAGTCTCTTTACACACATGCAAGATTTTTAGACTTACGTGAGAATTTTGATGAAGAGATTCTATCATGTAACACAAAATTATCCGATGATGCACTTGAGTATGCTACTTGCATAGGCCAAAATTTGTTATGTTGGAAACACCCTTCAGGAGAAAGTTTAGAAAAAATGATTGACAAGAAAGGATTGTATCCAATTACACTGTTAAATCTCAATAAAATAGAGTTAAGGGCATTTTCTGACATCAAATTTATGATTGCAAAGGATCTTTTGACTGCTGACTTGAAGCAACTTTCTAGAAAAACACACATTTCCTTACCTAGATTAAAAAGATTGCAAGATTTAGTTGGAGAGATTCTTATTTGA
- a CDS encoding fused MFS/spermidine synthase yields MTVAVSKSSSDVLWKLKILTFTSGAIIMALEIVTSRILTPFFGSTIYTWGSLIGIILSGLSLGYFLGGRVSDNNPKLEKICAIVFSVGLFIVGIPFFASTILDFSMTAFPVTQYTPLIATFLLLMLPSVLLGFVSPYVIKLGTNTLQNIGNVSGNLYSLATVGSIFGTFVTVFVLIPSLTVNQIIFGLGIILITSSLIGLKITPKIIAVAIVIVLIVPWSSLSVHPFPHNGILIYEQDTLFSHLDVVEFGDNRSLYLDGMRHSSMNLNDPLDLVIDYTEYFHLGMLFNPTATNVLFIGGGGFTGPKNFLELYPDTKIDVIEIDSDVIETAKTYFYLKDDSRLQIFNDDARNHLSTFDKKYDLIILDAYSSNYVPYHLMTSEFFETIEDRLESDGIIISNFIGSLEGNHSQLIRSIYKTMKETFPVSYVFPTEVRPTNVQNIMIVSSNNPYLFDRMEFLDRAKNSPSDYLVNELSKQEHFYQGVIDTSDVPFLTDQYNPSEVLINPITGRIYDEKSQIKQIEKNNTMEDSTNLTLGIILSSIAGIWLLYFKNKIWSNKNLSN; encoded by the coding sequence ATGACCGTTGCTGTTTCTAAATCATCTTCAGATGTATTGTGGAAGTTAAAAATTCTCACATTCACTTCTGGTGCAATCATAATGGCATTGGAGATCGTTACAAGTAGAATTCTAACTCCTTTCTTTGGTAGTACCATTTACACATGGGGAAGTCTTATTGGAATAATTTTGAGTGGCTTAAGTTTAGGTTATTTTTTGGGAGGTCGAGTATCAGATAATAATCCAAAACTTGAGAAGATTTGTGCAATTGTTTTTTCAGTTGGATTGTTTATTGTAGGGATTCCATTTTTTGCTTCCACTATTCTTGATTTTTCTATGACTGCTTTCCCTGTAACTCAATACACTCCTTTAATTGCAACCTTTTTGTTGTTGATGCTTCCATCTGTTTTACTTGGATTTGTTTCTCCATATGTGATTAAGCTTGGAACAAACACATTACAAAACATTGGAAATGTTTCAGGCAATCTCTATTCTCTTGCTACTGTAGGCAGTATTTTTGGTACATTTGTAACCGTCTTTGTTTTGATTCCAAGTCTTACAGTAAATCAGATAATTTTTGGATTAGGAATTATATTGATTACAAGCTCATTAATTGGTCTAAAAATTACGCCTAAAATCATTGCAGTTGCAATAGTAATTGTTTTGATTGTGCCTTGGTCTTCATTATCTGTACACCCATTTCCACATAATGGTATTCTTATCTATGAACAAGATACTCTCTTCAGTCATTTAGATGTTGTAGAATTTGGGGATAATCGGAGTTTGTATCTTGATGGTATGAGACATAGCTCAATGAATTTGAATGATCCTCTTGATTTGGTAATAGATTATACCGAGTATTTTCATCTAGGAATGTTGTTTAATCCTACAGCAACAAATGTTCTATTTATTGGTGGAGGTGGATTTACAGGTCCCAAAAATTTTCTTGAATTATATCCTGATACAAAAATAGATGTCATTGAAATTGATTCAGATGTAATTGAGACCGCAAAGACATATTTTTACTTGAAAGATGATTCAAGACTTCAAATATTCAATGATGATGCACGAAATCATCTTTCGACATTTGACAAGAAATATGATTTGATTATTCTAGATGCATATTCCTCAAACTATGTTCCATATCATTTGATGACCAGTGAATTCTTTGAGACTATTGAAGATCGACTTGAATCAGATGGTATTATTATATCCAATTTCATTGGTTCTCTTGAAGGGAATCATTCTCAATTGATTAGATCTATCTATAAAACAATGAAAGAAACATTTCCTGTATCATATGTTTTCCCAACAGAAGTAAGACCTACAAACGTTCAAAACATAATGATAGTTTCATCAAATAATCCATATCTCTTTGATAGGATGGAATTTTTGGATAGAGCAAAAAACAGTCCATCGGATTATCTTGTAAATGAGCTAAGCAAACAAGAACATTTCTATCAAGGAGTTATCGATACATCAGATGTTCCATTTTTAACTGATCAGTACAATCCATCTGAAGTTCTAATAAATCCCATCACAGGTAGGATCTATGATGAAAAATCTCAAATCAAACAAATTGAAAAAAACAATACAATGGAAGATTCTACTAATCTAACATTAGGAATAATACTATCCAGTATTGCAGGGATTTGGTTACTTTATTTTAAAAATAAAATTTGGTCAAATAAGAATCTCTCCAACTAA
- a CDS encoding alpha/beta fold hydrolase: MQKQSFTTQYYDYLSKWNTFSLEYYSSFFNSISKSSSSIPNKRISKETIDVTRKSFDKTLRGELRKEKFCSSLADYLDATLSLFKYFGINRSYQNFMDNFAAWNKLLEPMRDNINRSPSEIIKMHDGFQIIHYKPIVKKRFATPILVVYSLINRHYILDLFPKVSVIKNLLEQGFDVYATDWATPDSSIKKMTLEDHIQHCVDESVKKVLEVSGQQKISLFGYCWGGIFALGYASIHPEIVKNLILHATPIDFEKSDTVIENFTRHIDADHLVDTLGNVPGSLINMAFILRNPVDAVLKYWTFFSKPRNPEEIMQFFAIETWLYDSRPIIGEIYREIVNKIYKKNLLIKNELNVGSEKIDLNNLTMPVLNIVGLKDDLVPPESSRSVMNNIQSTDKQLIEFPTGHVGLCISKKAHAKLWPDVTKWLGKRS, encoded by the coding sequence ATGCAAAAACAGAGCTTCACCACACAATACTATGATTATTTATCAAAGTGGAATACTTTTTCCTTAGAATACTATTCATCTTTTTTTAATTCAATCTCAAAATCATCAAGTTCTATACCAAATAAGAGAATTTCAAAAGAAACAATAGATGTCACACGAAAGTCTTTTGATAAAACCTTACGTGGAGAACTCCGAAAAGAGAAATTTTGTTCTAGTCTTGCAGACTATTTAGATGCCACATTATCCCTCTTCAAATATTTTGGAATAAATCGTTCTTATCAGAATTTTATGGATAATTTTGCAGCTTGGAATAAACTGCTAGAGCCTATGCGTGATAACATCAACAGAAGTCCATCTGAGATAATCAAAATGCATGACGGATTTCAGATTATTCACTACAAACCAATAGTCAAAAAAAGATTTGCAACTCCAATACTTGTTGTGTATTCATTGATTAACAGACATTACATTTTAGATTTATTTCCAAAGGTAAGTGTGATTAAAAATTTGTTGGAACAGGGTTTTGATGTTTATGCTACTGATTGGGCAACGCCTGACTCTTCTATTAAAAAAATGACACTTGAAGATCACATACAACACTGCGTAGATGAATCAGTAAAGAAAGTACTGGAGGTATCTGGTCAACAGAAGATATCTCTTTTTGGTTATTGCTGGGGCGGAATTTTTGCATTAGGTTACGCATCAATACATCCAGAAATAGTAAAGAATTTGATTCTTCATGCCACTCCTATAGATTTTGAAAAATCAGATACTGTCATTGAAAACTTTACAAGACATATTGATGCTGATCATCTTGTAGATACTCTAGGAAATGTGCCAGGATCTTTGATCAACATGGCATTTATTTTAAGAAATCCTGTTGATGCAGTTTTAAAGTACTGGACATTTTTTAGCAAACCACGAAATCCTGAAGAAATAATGCAATTTTTTGCAATTGAAACATGGCTGTATGACAGCAGACCTATCATAGGGGAGATTTACAGGGAGATTGTAAATAAAATTTACAAGAAGAATTTACTGATCAAAAACGAATTAAACGTAGGTTCTGAAAAAATTGACCTAAACAATCTAACTATGCCAGTTCTTAATATTGTTGGATTAAAGGATGACTTGGTGCCTCCGGAATCCAGCAGATCCGTTATGAACAACATCCAAAGTACAGATAAGCAATTAATTGAATTTCCAACAGGGCATGTAGGCTTGTGCATAAGCAAAAAAGCCCATGCGAAATTATGGCCTGATGTAACAAAATGGCTTGGCAAAAGATCCTAG
- a CDS encoding potassium channel family protein, whose translation MLVHLLVISAGILLIGTVVIFLIESPHEDSEIKTMLDAIWWTAATVTTVGYGDVVPITDLGRMIGVVFMFIGISILGIFISTIGASLIRTRLIHGKQDMTNEEQHEKIMKRIQKLEETSKEDKENILSKLKEIQDSMKHTSKNSD comes from the coding sequence ATGTTAGTTCACCTACTTGTAATATCAGCAGGGATACTGCTGATAGGAACTGTAGTGATTTTTCTAATTGAATCGCCACATGAAGATTCAGAGATTAAAACAATGCTTGATGCGATATGGTGGACAGCAGCTACTGTTACTACAGTTGGTTATGGGGATGTGGTCCCAATAACAGATTTGGGAAGAATGATTGGTGTTGTCTTTATGTTTATTGGAATTTCAATATTGGGAATTTTTATTTCTACTATTGGTGCATCATTAATTCGTACACGACTTATTCATGGAAAACAAGACATGACAAACGAAGAACAACATGAAAAGATTATGAAAAGAATTCAAAAATTGGAAGAAACTAGTAAAGAAGACAAAGAAAATATTTTGTCAAAGCTTAAAGAAATCCAAGATTCGATGAAACATACTTCAAAAAATTCTGACTAA
- a CDS encoding ferric reductase-like transmembrane domain-containing protein — protein MNKLKIKNNFVTRHLLIGTIAISLTFVFWLAHYDWNEDMRLWRAFGDAGYSLLFMTLIIGPLSKLWSHSIFLLSWRREIGIWFAVLAIIHGILIANGWANWDVAKFFGYEFIPQLGRIARLEPGFGLANTLGFVAFLWIVILAITSSNRAMKWLGASSWKWIHTGSHIVFYLVAIHTSYFLFIHYTESFHKTVPPQSTFVIPFILMSITVLALQISSYIKVVRARNRRIVQK, from the coding sequence ATGAATAAATTAAAAATTAAAAATAATTTTGTAACACGACACCTGCTAATAGGGACAATTGCAATTTCTCTAACATTTGTTTTTTGGTTAGCTCACTATGACTGGAATGAAGATATGAGATTATGGCGTGCTTTTGGTGATGCCGGGTATTCATTACTCTTTATGACTCTGATTATTGGGCCATTAAGTAAATTGTGGTCACATTCAATTTTTTTACTTTCATGGAGAAGAGAAATTGGAATCTGGTTTGCAGTATTGGCAATCATTCATGGCATCTTAATTGCAAATGGATGGGCAAATTGGGATGTTGCAAAGTTTTTTGGATATGAGTTTATTCCTCAATTAGGCAGAATTGCACGATTAGAACCTGGGTTTGGACTTGCAAATACATTAGGATTTGTAGCATTTTTGTGGATTGTAATTCTGGCCATTACTTCATCCAATAGAGCAATGAAATGGTTAGGTGCATCATCTTGGAAATGGATTCACACTGGCTCGCATATTGTTTTTTATCTTGTTGCCATTCATACATCATATTTTCTTTTTATTCACTATACAGAATCTTTTCACAAAACAGTACCTCCTCAAAGCACATTTGTAATACCATTTATTCTAATGAGCATTACTGTTCTTGCTTTACAAATTTCCTCTTACATCAAAGTTGTAAGAGCAAGAAATAGAAGAATTGTCCAAAAATAA